Proteins encoded in a region of the Leptolyngbya subtilissima AS-A7 genome:
- a CDS encoding methyltransferase domain-containing protein, translating into MTNALYKKIQTFYDDSSGLWEQIWGEHMHHGYYGADGRQRKNRRQAQIDLIDECLTWGGITQAETILDCGCGIGGSALELANRFGARVTGITLSPLQAQRATERATAAGLSGDGAPCATFQVADALNAPFADHSFDLVWSMESGEHMPDKVAFLQECYRVLKPGGKLLMATWCHRPTDSLGGPLTWLEQRQLDWIYRVYGLPYVISLPDYEAIAQNCGFDQLKAADWSLAVAPFWDEVIASALSLEGLAGLIQAGPGTLQGALALGPMRQGLYNGLIRYGLLCAVR; encoded by the coding sequence ATGACCAATGCCCTGTACAAGAAGATTCAGACGTTCTATGACGACTCCTCTGGGCTGTGGGAGCAGATCTGGGGTGAGCACATGCACCACGGCTACTACGGGGCCGATGGCCGTCAGCGCAAAAATCGTCGCCAAGCCCAAATTGATCTCATTGACGAATGTTTGACCTGGGGGGGCATTACCCAGGCGGAGACTATTCTCGACTGCGGCTGCGGCATTGGCGGCAGCGCCCTCGAATTGGCGAACCGGTTTGGGGCCCGAGTGACCGGCATTACCCTCAGCCCATTGCAGGCCCAGCGAGCCACAGAGCGGGCTACAGCAGCGGGTTTGAGCGGCGATGGTGCTCCTTGTGCAACGTTTCAGGTCGCGGATGCTTTGAATGCTCCCTTTGCTGACCACAGCTTTGACTTGGTGTGGTCGATGGAGAGCGGGGAGCACATGCCCGACAAGGTGGCATTTTTGCAGGAGTGCTACCGGGTGCTGAAGCCAGGGGGCAAACTGCTGATGGCCACCTGGTGCCACCGCCCTACGGATTCACTGGGAGGGCCGTTGACCTGGCTAGAGCAGCGGCAGCTCGACTGGATTTATCGTGTCTATGGCCTGCCTTACGTGATTTCTCTGCCTGACTATGAGGCGATCGCCCAAAACTGCGGCTTTGACCAACTAAAAGCCGCCGACTGGTCGCTAGCGGTCGCTCCCTTTTGGGATGAGGTGATTGCCTCGGCCCTCAGCCTTGAAGGCCTAGCAGGGTTGATTCAGGCGGGGCCTGGCACCCTCCAAGGGGCGCTGGCCCTGGGGCCGATGCGCCAGGGGTTGTATAACGGCCTAATTCGCTACGGGCTGCTTTGCGCGGTGCGCTAA
- a CDS encoding TrkH family potassium uptake protein produces MTVPRTICLGFLVLIAIGTILLALPISSTQQGWGDPLVALFTATSAVCVTGLVVVDTGTYFSDFGEATILALIQVGGLGYMTVNTFLLLLLGRRLGLRERLAIQQSMDNSVLAGGKPLILSIIAMTLSVELTGLFCLYPIFSRDYGPSYGLWLSMFHSVSAFNNAGFGLFKDNIVGYALDPWVNAVITALVILGGIGYQVIMEFLSWARNRLNGNRCRNPFSLHFKIVTSTTAVLLALGTLAFFLIEYQNPDTLGPVAPQHKLLMAWFQSVIARTAGFNSIDIGAMGNASLFIMIALMFVGASPGSTGGGIKTTTLRILLACTRMALQGKEQVLLFRRQIATIRVLKAISVVVGSGLAVVAATALVSLTNPTVGFIDILFEAVSAFATVGLSTGITADLSDVGKYVIAFTMYLGRVGVLLFMAALLGDPKPSSVQYPEEELLIG; encoded by the coding sequence ATGACGGTTCCGCGCACCATATGCCTTGGTTTTTTAGTATTAATTGCCATTGGTACAATTTTATTGGCGTTGCCCATATCTAGCACTCAGCAAGGCTGGGGTGACCCCCTGGTAGCCCTATTCACAGCCACCTCCGCTGTCTGCGTCACCGGGCTAGTTGTGGTCGATACGGGTACCTACTTTTCTGACTTTGGCGAAGCGACTATTCTCGCGCTAATTCAGGTCGGAGGGCTCGGCTACATGACCGTCAACACCTTTCTGCTGCTGCTGCTGGGGCGACGGTTGGGGCTGCGAGAACGACTCGCTATTCAGCAGTCCATGGATAACTCAGTGCTGGCAGGCGGTAAGCCTCTGATCCTCTCGATCATTGCCATGACGCTGTCCGTTGAACTGACGGGCTTGTTTTGCCTATATCCGATCTTTAGTCGAGACTACGGGCCTAGCTATGGGCTATGGCTCTCTATGTTCCATAGTGTCAGCGCCTTCAACAATGCGGGTTTTGGCCTGTTTAAAGACAACATTGTTGGCTATGCGCTCGATCCTTGGGTCAACGCGGTAATCACCGCCCTAGTCATCCTAGGTGGCATTGGTTACCAGGTGATTATGGAGTTCCTGTCATGGGCCCGCAATCGCCTGAACGGCAACCGCTGCCGTAACCCGTTTTCCCTCCACTTCAAAATTGTCACCAGCACTACCGCCGTACTTTTGGCCCTAGGCACCCTGGCATTTTTTCTGATTGAGTACCAAAACCCCGACACCCTGGGACCGGTGGCTCCCCAGCACAAGCTGCTGATGGCCTGGTTTCAGTCTGTTATAGCCCGCACCGCCGGATTTAACAGCATTGATATTGGTGCGATGGGCAACGCTTCACTGTTCATCATGATTGCTCTGATGTTTGTCGGCGCTAGCCCCGGCAGCACCGGCGGCGGCATTAAAACCACTACCCTGAGAATTTTGCTAGCCTGCACTCGTATGGCCCTTCAAGGCAAAGAGCAGGTTCTTCTGTTTCGGCGGCAGATTGCTACTATTCGCGTGCTGAAGGCGATCTCCGTGGTGGTGGGCTCGGGACTGGCGGTCGTCGCAGCTACGGCCCTAGTGTCTCTGACTAATCCAACCGTAGGCTTTATCGATATTCTCTTTGAGGCTGTGTCTGCATTTGCCACGGTGGGGCTGTCTACCGGCATTACCGCCGACCTCTCTGACGTTGGTAAGTACGTGATTGCTTTCACCATGTACTTGGGGCGGGTAGGCGTACTGCTGTTTATGGCGGCACTGCTTGGCGATCCTAAACCATCCTCTGTGCAGTATCCCGAAGAAGAGTTGCTGATTGGCTAA
- the rplL gene encoding 50S ribosomal protein L7/L12 produces MSAKTDEILEQLKTLSLLEASELVKQIEEAFGVDASASAGGGMMMMAPGMMGGGGAAAAEPEEEKTEFDVVLEEVPADKKIAVLKVVRSLTGLGLKEAKELVEAAPKAVKEATTKDDAEDAKKQLEEAGGKVAIK; encoded by the coding sequence ATGTCTGCTAAAACCGATGAAATTCTCGAACAGCTAAAGACCCTTTCTCTGCTAGAAGCTTCCGAGCTGGTCAAGCAAATTGAGGAAGCCTTTGGTGTTGACGCCTCTGCCTCCGCTGGCGGCGGCATGATGATGATGGCCCCCGGCATGATGGGTGGCGGTGGTGCCGCTGCTGCCGAGCCTGAAGAAGAGAAGACTGAATTTGACGTCGTTCTCGAAGAAGTCCCCGCTGACAAGAAGATCGCCGTTCTTAAGGTTGTGCGCAGCCTGACCGGTCTGGGTCTGAAGGAAGCCAAGGAACTGGTGGAAGCCGCTCCCAAGGCCGTCAAGGAAGCCACCACCAAAGACGACGCCGAAGATGCCAAGAAGCAGCTCGAAGAAGCCGGCGGCAAGGTTGCTATCAAGTAG
- the rplJ gene encoding 50S ribosomal protein L10, which translates to MGRTLANKKELVAEIQALLDDAQLAFVIDYKGLTVSEISDLRNRLRPKGAECKIAKNTLMRIAVDGNENWQPITEFLKDSSAFVLVKEDFGGAIKEYQAFQKDTKKTTLRGGVMEGQALNEDQIKAITELPTKEELMARLAGAIKAMPTRVAVGVNAVPTKLAVGVKEVPASLVRAIKAVSEKDAA; encoded by the coding sequence ATGGGGAGAACCCTAGCGAATAAGAAAGAGCTGGTGGCCGAAATTCAGGCCCTGCTAGACGATGCCCAGCTAGCCTTTGTGATTGATTACAAAGGTCTGACGGTATCGGAAATCAGCGACCTACGCAACCGGCTACGCCCCAAGGGTGCCGAGTGTAAGATTGCCAAAAACACGCTGATGCGGATCGCCGTTGACGGCAACGAAAACTGGCAACCCATCACTGAGTTCCTCAAAGATTCTTCGGCCTTTGTGCTAGTTAAAGAAGACTTTGGCGGGGCAATCAAGGAATACCAGGCATTCCAAAAAGACACCAAAAAAACCACCCTGCGTGGCGGTGTCATGGAAGGTCAGGCCCTGAACGAAGACCAGATTAAGGCCATCACCGAACTGCCCACCAAGGAAGAGCTTATGGCTCGTCTGGCTGGAGCAATCAAGGCGATGCCGACTCGGGTGGCCGTGGGCGTCAACGCAGTACCGACCAAACTAGCGGTGGGTGTCAAAGAGGTGCCCGCATCTCTGGTCCGTGCTATCAAGGCAGTCTCCGAGAAAGATGCAGCCTAG
- the rplA gene encoding 50S ribosomal protein L1 — protein MPKVSKRLREAQAKVEDRLYEPIEALELLKETATAKFVESAEAHIRLGIDPKYTDQQLRTTVILPKGTGQTIRVAVIAKGEKVAEATAAGADLAGSEELIDEIQKGMMDFDVLIATPDVMPQVAKLGRQLGPRGLMPSPKGGTVTFDLAKAIDEFKAGKLEFRADKTGIVHVMFGKADFSAEDLLVNLKALQETVDRNRPSGAKGRYWRTVAIASTMGPSIRLDVNALRDFKMSDAV, from the coding sequence ATGCCTAAAGTATCCAAGCGCCTGCGCGAAGCCCAGGCCAAAGTAGAAGACCGTCTCTATGAACCCATAGAGGCTCTAGAGCTGCTAAAAGAAACCGCTACCGCTAAGTTTGTTGAGTCGGCCGAGGCCCACATTCGCTTGGGTATTGACCCCAAGTACACCGACCAGCAGCTGCGTACTACGGTCATTTTGCCCAAGGGCACGGGGCAAACCATTCGAGTCGCCGTCATTGCTAAGGGCGAAAAAGTGGCTGAGGCCACCGCTGCTGGAGCTGACTTGGCGGGATCTGAAGAGCTCATCGACGAAATTCAGAAGGGCATGATGGACTTCGACGTTCTGATTGCTACCCCCGACGTGATGCCTCAGGTAGCCAAGCTTGGTCGTCAACTCGGTCCCCGTGGCCTGATGCCCTCCCCCAAGGGCGGCACCGTAACCTTTGACTTGGCTAAAGCAATTGATGAGTTCAAAGCAGGTAAGTTAGAGTTTCGCGCCGACAAAACAGGCATCGTCCATGTTATGTTTGGCAAGGCCGACTTTAGCGCTGAAGATTTGCTGGTCAACCTCAAAGCGCTGCAAGAGACCGTTGACCGCAATCGTCCGTCTGGTGCCAAGGGCCGCTACTGGAGAACCGTAGCGATCGCCTCCACCATGGGTCCCTCCATCCGTCTCGATGTGAATGCCCTGCGCGACTTCAAGATGTCCGACGCGGTCTAG
- the rplK gene encoding 50S ribosomal protein L11, whose translation MAKKVVALIKLALPAGKANPAPPVGPALGQHGVNIMAFCKEYNARTQEKVGLVIPVEISVFEDRSFTFILKTPPASVLIKKAAGIERGSGEPRTKKVGSITRAQLKEIAETKMPDLNANDIEAAMNIVEGTARNMGVTISD comes from the coding sequence ATGGCTAAGAAAGTTGTAGCGCTAATTAAGCTGGCACTTCCTGCTGGCAAGGCCAACCCAGCTCCCCCCGTCGGCCCAGCTTTGGGTCAGCACGGGGTTAACATCATGGCGTTCTGCAAAGAGTACAACGCCCGTACCCAGGAGAAAGTGGGTCTGGTGATACCGGTTGAGATCTCGGTCTTTGAAGATCGCAGCTTTACCTTTATTCTCAAGACGCCGCCAGCCTCAGTACTAATTAAAAAAGCAGCGGGCATTGAGCGTGGTTCGGGCGAGCCCCGCACCAAGAAAGTGGGTTCCATTACCCGGGCTCAGCTCAAAGAAATTGCCGAGACTAAAATGCCTGACCTTAACGCCAACGACATTGAGGCAGCCATGAACATTGTCGAGGGTACCGCCCGCAACATGGGTGTTACCATTTCTGACTAA
- the nusG gene encoding transcription termination/antitermination protein NusG — MAVTEEDFDYDDAPLDDDLGAEPSAERAEQSTEEGNEGEAARFYQRKARWYAVQVASGCEKRVKLNLEQRIGTLDVMNRIFQVEIPQTPAVKLRKDGSRQNIDEKVFPGYVLVRMYMDDEAWSVVKNTPHVINFVGAEQRRAYGRGRGHVKPMPLGMSEVKRIFKRTEEQKPVIKVDMAPGDKITVLSGPFKDFEGEVVEVSPERSKLKALLSIFGRDTPVELEFNQVEKES; from the coding sequence ATGGCGGTAACTGAAGAAGACTTCGACTACGATGATGCTCCTTTGGACGACGATCTAGGGGCTGAACCTTCAGCAGAAAGAGCTGAGCAATCTACCGAAGAAGGCAACGAAGGTGAAGCGGCCCGCTTCTACCAACGTAAAGCTCGGTGGTATGCCGTCCAGGTGGCCTCTGGCTGCGAAAAGCGCGTCAAGCTCAACCTCGAGCAGCGCATTGGCACTCTCGATGTGATGAACCGAATTTTCCAGGTTGAGATTCCTCAAACGCCAGCGGTTAAGCTCCGCAAAGATGGCAGTCGTCAAAACATTGACGAGAAAGTCTTCCCAGGCTACGTGCTGGTGCGGATGTATATGGATGACGAAGCCTGGTCGGTGGTTAAAAACACCCCTCACGTCATCAATTTTGTCGGGGCTGAGCAGCGCCGGGCCTACGGTCGCGGTCGCGGCCACGTCAAGCCCATGCCATTAGGCATGAGCGAGGTGAAGCGCATCTTCAAGCGCACCGAAGAGCAAAAGCCGGTGATCAAAGTCGACATGGCTCCGGGAGACAAAATTACCGTGCTCTCGGGTCCCTTCAAAGACTTTGAAGGCGAGGTGGTGGAAGTCAGCCCCGAGCGCAGTAAGCTGAAAGCTTTGCTGTCGATTTTTGGGCGCGACACCCCAGTGGAGCTGGAATTTAATCAAGTGGAGAAAGAGAGTTAA
- the secE gene encoding preprotein translocase subunit SecE: MVKKDTAIESKGKAADPQVAEQGFSVVTFLQGTKEELGKVVWPSRQQLISESAAVILMVSLSATLIYLVDRLFGWVSGQVF, from the coding sequence GTGGTTAAAAAAGACACCGCAATAGAGTCTAAGGGTAAGGCTGCAGACCCTCAGGTTGCCGAGCAGGGCTTTAGTGTGGTGACCTTCTTGCAGGGCACCAAGGAAGAACTGGGAAAAGTTGTTTGGCCTAGTAGACAGCAGCTCATCAGTGAGTCTGCCGCCGTTATCCTCATGGTTAGCCTTTCCGCAACGCTGATCTATCTAGTTGACCGACTGTTTGGGTGGGTTTCGGGGCAAGTATTCTAA
- the rplS gene encoding 50S ribosomal protein L19, translating into MNAEEIIRSIEAEQLKTDLPTIYVGDTIRVGVRIQEGGKERIQPYEGTVIAMRNGGINRSITVRKIFQGVGVERVFLVHAPKVASIAVLRRGKARRAKLYYLRDRVGKATRLKQRFDRPIN; encoded by the coding sequence ATGAACGCAGAGGAAATCATCCGCTCGATTGAGGCGGAGCAGCTAAAGACCGACCTTCCCACCATCTACGTCGGCGACACTATCCGAGTTGGCGTGCGCATTCAAGAGGGTGGCAAAGAGCGGATTCAGCCCTATGAGGGCACCGTTATCGCCATGCGCAATGGCGGTATCAATCGCTCCATTACGGTGCGAAAGATTTTTCAGGGGGTCGGCGTTGAGCGAGTTTTTCTCGTCCATGCCCCTAAGGTAGCCAGCATTGCTGTGCTGCGCCGGGGTAAAGCTCGTCGGGCCAAGCTCTACTACCTGCGCGATCGCGTGGGCAAAGCTACCCGCTTGAAGCAGCGTTTTGATCGCCCAATCAACTAG